The DNA region AGATGTGCCCAGTACACCGATGGGAAGGGCCTGGTCACCTGAGGCCAGATCCGCTTCTGGCTCCTCGCTCAAAGGGAACGGAATGTCACTCACCGGCTCCTCTTTAACCTTCAAGGGTTTGGAATCCTCCAGAGCCTTTTCTGGATTTACAAGTCTCTCATACTCTTCTGAGAGCTCCTTACTGACCTACAGTCAAAGATAACACTAGTCAGTCAATGCCAAAGCAATCACAATGCAAAATAAAAGCTACGCATACAGTCCTGTAGATATTGAAACTGGCATAACATTGGAGATATCTCACCTGCAGCATGTAGCTGTGGTAATCTTTAATGCGGACCTGCCAGAAGCGCTGCAGAGCTAGGACGCTGCCAATGCCCACCTCATGGAATACCTGTTCCACCACATCAGGGAAGGGTGTGGAGCCTTGGCAGGCCTCCCTGTCAACAGCCACTCGCAGCAATTTGGTGATCCGCAAGTAATGTTCATGGGCCAGGTCGGTCAAAGTCTCCAGAACACTCTCATTTGCAGACTCAAATCCAGCATGTGCGAGCACTGTGGCGACCGACTGGTAAAGAAGCTGACGGCAGGACGGCCAACTCAACTCAGTTACTGGCTCACCTTTACCTCTAAAAGGAGAGAGATGAGGAAAAattgttatattaatattaaatagggctgcacgatattgggaaaatatgcgatatgcaatattggtgttgaatattgcgataacaatatttcttgcgatattacatttccctagagaaatgctttaataattattattgttattattatctattttttaaaatcttttatatatgtaatgatcatgctaaaataaacaggtaatagatattcttctgtcatccgaattaaatctaattcaggctaaaaaaatatatatatgtcaaGGAAGTTGCAAAAATTTTGACTTCAAAACACTATGAATGACTTAAAACCTCGgcagatattctgatttctggtttgctgttaccatagacctgcaaacacaaaatgaattgctttcaaacattacttttgtaaaaaatgtaagaccattttttaaactaaatatttccttgccttgcctgttttttgtttgtttgtttttttaaataaaacatattattaaacaaaaattttattaaaattactattaaacttcaaaaagttaggagcatcaaaaaaaaaataggagcacccaatttctttttagtaatgcactgatctttattcttcatggctgattccaaTTGCCAGGCAAATCAAATGAGCTGTTTCTGAAAGCCTCAGaatcaaatttttaaaaaattacagtataaataacaaaaaatagacaataaatgcagccatattcaaagtagactactctttcaatattcaaagtgcaaatagagaccgaatttttttaagtatgatacagagttatagacaagttcacaacttattatagcccacattctaataacagcctagatattttatctaGCCTAATTTGTGTGCAttgaggagtcgctctctaaacgtttGCAGACTCAAATCCAACACGTGCGAGCACTGTGGCGACTGACTGGTAAAGAAGCTGACGGCAGGACGGCCAACTCAACTCAGTTACTGGCTCACCTTTACCTCTAAAAGGAGAGAGATGAGGAAAAattgttatattaatattattaaagtaGTTTAGCTTAGTGAGGCaatttttattatgaatggatgcactttagtagacttgttttggactgatgaaaagaaacacccatccatgcaattctaaagcttgaaaGCAAGATAAtttttcacttccagaacaaaaaattacagattacTCACCccattgccatccaagatgttcatgtctttctttcttcagtcgtaaagaaactatgttttttgaggaaaacatttcaggaattattctccttatagtggacttctgtaatgctagtttgaaattccaaaatgcattttaaatgcagcttaaaatggctctaaacaatcccagccaaggaataagggtcttatctagcaaatcgattagtcattttctaaaaacattgatatactttttataacacccttcacaaaaaaaggtaaaacagcaatgtacgacgattttgaagttggaggagaaaatgagatgggagttttttgattGAACCGGAATGCacagataagcatttgaggtttaaaagtatatcattttttctttttttcgttcagagccctttgaagctgcactgaaactgcattttagaagtttaaattggcaggcaccatagaagtccactatatggggataattccttaaatgttttctaaaaaaaaacataatttctttacaactgaagaaagaaagacatgaacatcttggatgacaatggggtgagtacattatctgtacatttttgctctggaagtgatcTACTCCTTTAATATAAGTCTgtctggatttgtctgaaagaaggaaagcATATACACCTAGGTTGCcgggagggtgagtaaataatgggctaattttaattttttgatttgaactagccctttaatattataaaaatctAGTTTCAAACATTTTCTAAGTTCTAAGAAATGTACTTTGCATTGCAGTCCAAAATATATACATGCTTGATGTGTGACAACTAATGAACTTTATTCTTGTGTGTTCATTCTTGTGTGTTATGCAGCACATTTGAGCTTTCATAAGAACCAATGAGATTTGTTATCACACGCCAAGCAAGTATGGTATTCTTTCCATGGTGTTCTTACCCTAGAAGAGGTGTATTCAAGTCACTGTATGTATAATTGGAATAGTTAtgcatttttgaatgaattaataaactGGACAAACAATGACCGACATATGTTATCTATGGAAATACTTGTAGAAGTCGCTCTCTGGGTCACTATGGCGTAGTTGGAAAGGCTGTCGAGGAGCTTTACTATCCAGTGGAAGCAGATCATCTGGTACAGTGGGTGTGGCAGGCCGGGGGGGTAGAGCATCCCCATCCTCAGGTTTGAAGACACCATTAGGGACATCTAATAATGTGGACAGGGGTTGCTGACCTTGCTGGGCAGCAGCAATGAGACCCCGGAGACGACGAGCATGCTGACTCAACTGCACAGTATGAATTGTAAGGCTGCAAGGCTCAGAGGGGATATCCAGCATGGTGGTAGGACGTGGACGCTGTGCAGACGGTTGGTGCAGGGGAGGGTCCTGCATCTCCACCTGGCGGAACTCGCGCTGTAGAAGGTCAAAAGAACTGCGGCCAGAGGGAGCCGAGGCCACTGGAAGCTCACCCCAATAACGCATCATCTTCACACAGTGCTGTCGCTTCCTTTGACAGTGGATGACAATCTAAAAATCATAGAAAGCACTAAAGTTGACATATCTGCTATCAGCTGATATACATGTAGTGGTTATGAATGGTTACCCCAAAtatcaaaataatttttatttatttaaaaaaacagggttggagctaaactctgcaggacatcggcACTCCAGGAAAGATGACTTTTCCTGTTCTAGATTATATGatcatatatttaaattatttatataaaattaaataataggtATTTATACATCATTGTAGTGTTGCACTGCTTGTTAAGGCAGTGCAACACTAAAATGATGTATAAATACCTATTATTTAAttttacgcacacacacacacacacacacacacacacacacacacacatacatatacacacacacatatacatatatataattacaaaaatgaaatcaataagaataacacaattatatatatattatggccCTATAGTATTCATTTACACTATGCAAATTATAATTTCCTTAGATTTTGAAAGACTTAGACATGTTCTTCATGATATTCAATTTCAGTTACTTAATATTACACTTTACTGATATACTATATGTAAATAAAACTTAAACATCTATATATTTTTACAAACTTTCATAGTTTTATGTATTTCAAGATTTATATTAACTTTTACACGAACGTTACACAACATTACATGCCCTGCAATGTCCATTGTTTAATTTGGAACTTATAAAGCATAATCACCATCATAATCATCACAACAAATCGCTTAGTTTACCTTTCATTAGCAGATGAACATAAGGGCGAATAATAGCAAAATTAAGCAATATGTATCATTTCGACAAAACGACGTATAAACAACGAGCGGCTGTGAGGTACAACACTAAAATGTTTCcgtgaaaaaaaaatagttccTAGACAGTGGAGATAAGACATAAGGACTTCAAAATGTTAAAACCATTATATATTGCAAATAATTACTATTcatccattttaaaatatttacatacacgtattgttataaaataaattagATCAAACGATATCACAAATTCTACAGGATCGGAATCATTAAAGTGTTACACCAAACACACCATATCGTATAGTGAACACATGATGGAGTCTGAATGCAGCGGACAGACAGAAAATAATCACTCTGAAATGGAAACAGAGAAAAGCTCGAATCCTGAGAACAGACAAATCGTTGATGCTAAACAGGACGTCACCAGCACTAATGAAAACACAGATGATCCTTTTAAGAAACCGGGTATTTTTGTGGCTCCATCTCTCACAGTGAAGAAATCAGGAGGATTAAACCCAAGCAAGAAACGCACAGAGGAATTAAACAGCAGCCGATCAGAGAATAAAGAAACAGATCTTGATACTAAACACCAGCAACCATCTGCGAAACCCACTGACACTCTAATAGACCCGTCCGATCATCCATCATCCGAGAGATCAGAGGCTCAGAAGGTCCAGTCCAAACCAAAAGACATCCGACCAAAGGTCGCTGCCAAACTACCCCCGGCGGGTAAATTTCCTCCGCTCCCGTACACCGAGCCCCCCTGGGGATCTGTTCCTGACATCAGCTACTCGTTTGAGTTGCTGAAAAACGGGGCGATCCTAGATACGGTCCCGCTGACCCAGAAAAGTTACTTTGTGGTGGGTCGGTTGCCGGTGTGTGATGTGTCTCTGGAGCACCCGTCCATATCCCGCTATCACGCCGTAGTGCAGTACCGGGGCAGAGCTGGGCAGGACGGAGCCTTAGGAGAAGAGAAGGGCTTCTATGCCTATGATCTGGGCAGCACTCATGGGACTTTTGTGAATAAGAACAAAATACCCCCTAAAACATACATAAGGCTACGAGTGGGACATGTTCTGAAGTTTGGAGGAAGCACAAGACTCTTTATTTTGCAGGTATGCATTTATTAAAAGTAGCACGTACACTGTGCACATAATAGCACAAATATATATTATCATGTCATTCCCTGTTAGAAATCAGTAAAATAAATTCTGAAttctacaataaaataaataagccgtatcacaaatattataatgttcaatatttttacagtattttggtCTAGTAAATTTGATGTTACTACATGATTGCCACATTCATGTACTATAGTTTTGCCATTGTATTTGTCCATAAAACATGGTACAGTAGCTATAGCTGAAGTAACTATGGTATTTCAACAGAAACTGTGGTTACCAATTCATTGTTACCAAAGCAATTTTCAGtctgaaattgctagtaaattccacaattaattaaaaaaaaacagcaagtaacatattaaatgttacattttgaagTAGACTAGTAGTAGTAACATAACAattaaaagttacattttgaaGTAGACTAAAATAGTTTTTTACCATTTCAACCTTGAAAAGTGTGCAGTGTACCGTAGTGCAGTAAAATGCAATTGTAATATCTTTTTATTAAGAaactttttataatttaaattagaCCTCGTAATTAGATTTATCTCATGCTCTTCAGTTTTATTGCTTGAGCTGGCTTTGATTATACCAGCATCCCTCTGTTCCCAGGGTCCAGAGTTTGACGAAGAAGCAGAATCTGAACTGACGGTGACAGAGCTCAGAGAGCGTGCTAGAAAACAGAGAGAAGAGCTCGAGAAGAGGATGATGGGTGATGGCTCagatgaggaggaagagaaagagGACAGTGAGGCCAGTGCTACAAAGAAAAGCTCCTCAGAAGACACTGGATGCTCTTGGGGAATGGGTAACAAAGACAACAGATATGATCCACAATCTATTGTAACTACCTGTTTTTAGTGAATTTACATTCTGTGTTTTGTAGCTGAAGAGGAAGTGCCAGAAGAGGATGAGAATGAGGAGAATCCTTTTGCCACAGAATTTCAGGAGGATCAGGAAGCAGCTTACTTAAAAGATCCTAAAAAGGCATTACAGGGCTTTTATGACAGAGAAGGTAAAATAACTTGATTTAAATAAAGGTACTGAATCATGAAATGTAGCTTTCTTTACCACATACATCTGTAAAATCACATCCTGtgattttaacttttattttcatttcaggaGAAGAACTAGAGTTTGAATATGAAGAAAAAGGCCATGGTACTTGGCTTTGCAGAATTAAGtaagcaatttatttattttgcagccAAACCACATttgcacattctttggttttagaCCAATGTAACACCAGGGTGAATGATTGGTAGCAGAATTATCTACTGAAATACACAGACTGGTTGATCTTAAATGGCTATATATTATGAAAAAGGATATAGGTGATTGTGGTGATgtttatattagggatgcaccgaatccagatttttggggttcggccgaataccgaatacactgtttaagattcggccgaatccgaaaccgaataccgaatcctactcgcatccttaattacacgtttttagctgtgactgtccagctgccgtacctgaagttgctgcattttggctgctgtctgtagattccttcatgcaaaactcgtattcttttggatgttttaggggccgttcacatgtagcgtcttttgcgcgctcaaattcgttattttaaatgtagatgcgcggcttgcgcgcgcataatggaagcgacgcgctcgtttttccaggcgcgtccgcgccgcatcgagataaaaacatctcaacttttcagaatgcagcaagcgctccgcagcttggagctagagcgcagctgatggttgcttagaaacggcagacgcttccggagcgcaagcgcccgagcgctttgttgacaaggaagaaagaggcgcgcctagcgttttccacgcgtttttaggcgcgacatgtgaacggccccttagacgcaaatgttttaacatcggcgatatgttgtgtactgcttagggtccttgccaccacgagacaaattggcattgcaaattgaacataaagctcgacttgaatcgccttcttttggtggaaagtactgccaaacaaaactttttttgcttacgagttccattttctgattcttacagcctactacattcgaacgggtcctatgtagcctaaacaccttcacgtaatcaacggccgtgtgacgtcgtagtgcaagtctagggttcggtttcggtggaaaataaatctaaggttcggccgaaaccgaaccccgtcaaaaagcccaggattcggccgaatccgaatccgaatcctggattcggtgcatccctagtttataTAAAAGCTGGAATTTGAAAATATTGTGTTTGATTTCTGTGTCTTTTAGGTTGCCAGTGGATGATGCTATGGGCAGGCAGCTGGTGGCTGAAGTGACCCACACGGGGAAAAAGAAAGACGCGGCTGTCCAGTGCTGCTTAGAGGCCTGCCGCATCCTGGAGGCCCGTGGTCTTCTGAGACAGGAGGCAGGTAGGTAGACGCCAAATAGTCAATAACAAAAGTTTTAGTGCCAGATTTATGACTGGAGCTTTCATATCAGTTTAACCCTTTTTACtattttactaaataaaatataaaaatgaaaatgggaGACATTTTTGAATTTAGTTAGGTTTCTGGCATGTCTGCCAGCTCGGAAAAGCTGAAAAGAAAACACGCAGGCTGTCTGAGTCTGAAACTGTTATCCAACGAGCAGTTTCAATTTGCAGCTGGTTTCTACGTAGATAGCTATCTATTTGTAGACCACCTCCACACCATATACAAAGTCCAAGGCTGCTATTTATGTGTATTGTGTTGACATGCCCCATGGAAGAGAGGAGTGGGGTAAGCAGGAGCTCATTACCATTTAAAGATacaatatttgatcccctgctgattttgcactgacaaagaaattagcagtctataattttaatggttggTTTatctgaacagtgagagacaggaTAACAACATAAAAATCGAgaaaaagtcatactcaaacttAAAATTTATAGATTGATTTGTATTTCATTGAGTAAAATGAGTATTTGATCCCCATCAATCAGCTAAATTTCTGGCTCCCacatgtcttttatacaggtaaggagctgagattaggagcactgtgTTGTCACatgcatgtcacatgaccattaaTGCAGGTACCGCCATAGATAAGTATACGTAGATTCCCTATAATTTAGATGACAGACGTGTCTACGTGCTTGAAGCGGTCGAATGGGAAATCTATCTATACATATCTATGTGTACAACAATGAGCATGATGTTATCGTTTACATGGTAGTCAAGGATATGCAGAgcgaatgtgggcagccacgccatcgtttttagaagtctccgttttggtcagtttacactgaaacacaaccccagagttttcaaactaaaatggggtctgcagcattttcaaaagtctcagttttcgaGGGTCAAAACTCTGGAATAGTGAAAAACAATAGGcataaccgtagcaaaagttatgcgttttaaaaacgcactagtgtaaacttAAAGGGAAatctgtccaaggatgtcagggacaagattgtagacttaCATAAGGctagaatgggctacaagaccatcgccaagcagcttggtgggaaggtgacaacagttgatgCGATTATTCCTGCTGATTCCTGGACAAAAtctctcctgagatgtgtgcaaacctggtggccaactacaagaaacgtctgacctctgtgattgccaacaagggttttgccaccaagtgctaagtcatgttttgtcaaggggtcaaatatttatttcactcattaaatttttttgaaatgcttttttttgtaaaaaaagtaaattttttgttgttgtttttctgtctctcactgttcaaataaacttgccattaaaattaaagactgattatttctttgtcagtgagcaaacGTATAAAATCAGCAGggtatcaaataattttttccctcactgcaCATGCaggtcactgtgaacagagctgtttttgacaaggtaaaaagtgtgttgttttacacgaccattgaggaattttaaccaaagtatgtacAAACATTTTATGAAGACCCTAGAGAATCATACCagtatgtttgcttctcaggccacctgtggctctcacacggacattgacagaTACAATTCTTCTGTTCTGGATTATATCAGCATtaccatagacagtgttacaacccagaaacagatcaccatatacccaaatcagaagccatggatgaactaggaggtgcgtctcctgctgaa from Garra rufa chromosome 21, GarRuf1.0, whole genome shotgun sequence includes:
- the supt7l gene encoding STAGA complex 65 subunit gamma; this translates as MMRYWGELPVASAPSGRSSFDLLQREFRQVEMQDPPLHQPSAQRPRPTTMLDIPSEPCSLTIHTVQLSQHARRLRGLIAAAQQGQQPLSTLLDVPNGVFKPEDGDALPPRPATPTVPDDLLPLDSKAPRQPFQLRHSDPESDFYKGKGEPVTELSWPSCRQLLYQSVATVLAHAGFESANESVLETLTDLAHEHYLRITKLLRVAVDREACQGSTPFPDVVEQVFHEVGIGSVLALQRFWQVRIKDYHSYMLQVSKELSEEYERLVNPEKALEDSKPLKVKEEPVSDIPFPLSEEPEADLASGDQALPIGVLGTSNERLAGGLEEGHSPHTSGTVGNSSPLWHLAQVKMEPQDSEEGQVSGHGVLGSDVFEEGPMSTMSEAGIPPSPGGSEGSYMSHSPDSLMGTSPFTQRPKKRMRKV
- the slc4a1ap gene encoding kanadaptin; this encodes MMESECSGQTENNHSEMETEKSSNPENRQIVDAKQDVTSTNENTDDPFKKPGIFVAPSLTVKKSGGLNPSKKRTEELNSSRSENKETDLDTKHQQPSAKPTDTLIDPSDHPSSERSEAQKVQSKPKDIRPKVAAKLPPAGKFPPLPYTEPPWGSVPDISYSFELLKNGAILDTVPLTQKSYFVVGRLPVCDVSLEHPSISRYHAVVQYRGRAGQDGALGEEKGFYAYDLGSTHGTFVNKNKIPPKTYIRLRVGHVLKFGGSTRLFILQGPEFDEEAESELTVTELRERARKQREELEKRMMGDGSDEEEEKEDSEASATKKSSSEDTGCSWGMAEEEVPEEDENEENPFATEFQEDQEAAYLKDPKKALQGFYDREGEELEFEYEEKGHGTWLCRIKLPVDDAMGRQLVAEVTHTGKKKDAAVQCCLEACRILEARGLLRQEAVSRKRKKKNWEDEDFYDSDDDTFLDRTGAVEKKRTERMKKAGKIQERPDTYESLLAKLAKVEKELVDTEKRLNSSGKGASSSFTEDPLDAFMSAVRNETALDGVERKKLHLHVAELKKEAQRLRKLADLAKPTQLPSLNPSGSQFTDTEKPKKLSLPMFGAMKGGSKLKLKTGTIGTLPPKRASLPPALFNMKEMPSGGEEEEEEEDEEVKNKNTEDAVTDGDMEVVQSAETASSEHSSADRAETQTHCPNVKGAHEDQPAKIVTSHEKEKCKSPNLQDKSVSPPEEEIDNSVSNVQSPKTNAKKKVVGPSRPPVTMSKQYPEDDPDYCVWVPPSGQTGDGRTHLNDKYGY